A single genomic interval of Candidatus Bipolaricaulota bacterium harbors:
- a CDS encoding tRNA-dihydrouridine synthase: MKNFWQKLKKPIIAVAPMAGYTDSAFRLICRKYGADVVYTEMISADALHYDAKKTLEMLKFNKKEKPVVCQLFGKRPEMFAKAVKIVESFGYDGIDINFGCPARKVVAHGGGVTLMRDLDNCYEIIKIVCEAAKVPVSIKIRASIKKGEQIIYATDLIEKIKDLPVAAVMIHGRSYEGGFSGPVDFEMIKKVKETFKGIVLGNGGIDSPEATKKMIDKTGVDGVGLARGLWKKPYLGKLIKEYLKKGDYKNWDLRKIKKMAIEHAKLMFETKGNKGIMEMRKFLLFYFKGFPNASEARQRLVKVETLKDVEKVLKEI; the protein is encoded by the coding sequence ATGAAGAATTTTTGGCAAAAATTGAAAAAGCCGATCATCGCCGTGGCGCCCATGGCCGGATACACTGACTCCGCCTTTCGTTTGATTTGTCGAAAATACGGCGCTGACGTTGTCTACACGGAAATGATTTCCGCTGACGCGCTGCATTATGATGCCAAAAAGACTTTGGAAATGCTTAAATTTAATAAAAAAGAAAAACCGGTTGTCTGCCAGCTTTTTGGTAAACGTCCGGAAATGTTCGCCAAGGCCGTGAAAATCGTTGAAAGTTTCGGCTATGACGGTATCGATATAAATTTCGGCTGTCCGGCCAGAAAAGTGGTGGCGCATGGCGGGGGAGTCACTTTAATGAGAGATTTGGATAATTGTTATGAAATAATTAAAATCGTCTGCGAAGCGGCCAAGGTGCCGGTTTCCATTAAAATTCGCGCTTCCATAAAAAAAGGCGAGCAAATCATTTACGCCACTGATTTGATTGAAAAAATAAAAGATTTGCCCGTGGCCGCGGTCATGATCCATGGTCGAAGTTATGAGGGAGGATTCAGCGGCCCTGTTGATTTTGAAATGATTAAAAAAGTTAAGGAAACTTTTAAGGGAATTGTTTTGGGCAATGGGGGAATAGACTCGCCCGAAGCGACCAAGAAAATGATTGATAAGACCGGAGTTGATGGCGTCGGTCTGGCCAGAGGGCTGTGGAAAAAACCTTATTTGGGTAAATTGATAAAAGAGTATTTGAAAAAAGGGGATTATAAAAATTGGGATTTGAGAAAAATAAAAAAAATGGCTATTGAGCACGCCAAATTGATGTTTGAGACGAAAGGCAACAAAGGAATAATGGAAATGCGAAAATTTTTACTTTTTTATTTCAAAGGTTTCCCCAACGCGAGCGAAGCGAGGCAGAGGCTGGTGAAGGTGGAGACGTTAAAAGACGTGGAGAAAGTCTTGAAGGAAATTTAA
- the dnaJ gene encoding molecular chaperone DnaJ, with product MASKDYYKTLGVEKNASQDEIKRAFRKLAHQYHPDKPDGNEQKFKEVNEAYQALGDEKKRQQYDQFGSTFDQAGAGGFGGFSGQNPFGGGFSSANFDMGDLGDIFGDVFGFGSRSRRQARGADIEMDLTVDFMEAVFGAEKVISLNKNIVCPNCSGNGAEPGSKIYECPACKGSGRQSRVQQTILGAIQTQVACPDCGGKGRKIEKKCSRCKGMGIVNENEEIKVSVPAGIDNGESLKLSGRGEAASSGEAGDLYLHIRVRPSDQFERRGYDILSNQQISFARAALGDKMEINTIDGEVSLKIPAGTQPGTKFRLKGKGIPKLRGYGRGDHWVIIDVNVPKNLTREQKDLLNKLDL from the coding sequence ATGGCTTCAAAGGATTACTATAAAACATTGGGAGTTGAAAAAAACGCTTCGCAAGACGAAATAAAGCGCGCTTTTAGAAAACTCGCGCATCAATACCACCCGGATAAACCGGATGGCAATGAGCAGAAATTCAAGGAAGTCAATGAGGCTTATCAGGCCTTGGGAGATGAAAAGAAGCGTCAGCAATATGATCAATTCGGCTCGACATTCGACCAGGCCGGAGCCGGAGGATTCGGCGGGTTTTCCGGCCAAAATCCTTTCGGGGGCGGTTTTTCATCCGCTAATTTCGACATGGGCGACTTGGGAGATATCTTTGGCGATGTCTTCGGCTTCGGCTCTAGAAGTCGTCGCCAAGCCAGAGGAGCTGATATTGAAATGGATTTGACAGTCGATTTCATGGAAGCGGTTTTTGGCGCGGAAAAGGTAATTTCCCTGAACAAAAATATTGTTTGCCCTAATTGTTCGGGAAACGGAGCTGAGCCGGGATCGAAAATTTACGAATGTCCGGCTTGCAAAGGTTCCGGTCGGCAAAGCAGGGTTCAACAAACAATTTTGGGAGCGATTCAAACTCAGGTAGCTTGTCCGGACTGCGGAGGCAAAGGGCGAAAAATAGAGAAAAAATGTTCTCGTTGCAAAGGAATGGGTATTGTTAATGAAAATGAGGAAATTAAAGTCAGCGTTCCGGCCGGCATAGACAACGGCGAATCTCTCAAATTGAGCGGCCGCGGCGAAGCGGCTTCCTCGGGCGAGGCCGGTGATTTGTACCTCCATATTCGCGTCAGACCCAGCGATCAGTTCGAACGCCGCGGTTATGATATTTTAAGTAATCAACAGATAAGCTTTGCGCGAGCGGCATTGGGTGATAAAATGGAAATAAATACGATTGACGGCGAAGTAAGTTTGAAAATTCCGGCCGGCACTCAGCCGGGTACGAAGTTTAGGTTAAAAGGCAAAGGTATTCCCAAGCTGCGCGGCTATGGAAGAGGAGATCATTGGGTGATAATTGATGTCAATGTGCCGAAAAATTTGACCAGAGAACAAAAAGATTTATTAAATAAATTGGATTTATAA
- a CDS encoding Bro-N domain-containing protein, with translation MAKKQLKHKTIAIFDGQQIRRHWDEDKELWYFAVSDVIAVLTKSVDPQAYWRKFKERLLKEGGNETVTKCHALKMIAADGKMRLADAADTETMLRLIQSIPSPNAEPFKLWLARVGYERLEETADPELAINRALKTYLQKGYGPEWINQRLKSIEIRKALTDEWEHRGVSDGREFAILTDEITEAWAGMTTKEYKRLKKLQKENLRDNMTNMELVLNMLAETATTEISRKHEPKNLDQNKVVARQGGNVAGNARKEIESKTGKSVIDKRNSRQLGRGDNNRLK, from the coding sequence ATGGCTAAAAAACAATTAAAGCATAAGACAATCGCTATCTTTGATGGCCAGCAAATCCGTCGCCATTGGGACGAGGATAAAGAGCTGTGGTATTTTGCCGTATCAGATGTAATTGCGGTTTTGACCAAGAGCGTTGACCCGCAGGCATATTGGCGGAAATTTAAGGAAAGACTGCTTAAAGAGGGCGGAAATGAAACCGTGACAAAATGTCACGCTTTGAAAATGATTGCCGCTGACGGCAAAATGCGCCTTGCTGACGCCGCTGATACGGAAACCATGCTTCGACTTATTCAGTCCATACCTTCTCCCAACGCGGAGCCTTTCAAGTTATGGTTGGCAAGGGTTGGATATGAAAGATTGGAAGAAACCGCTGATCCAGAGCTGGCTATCAATCGCGCGTTAAAAACCTATCTGCAAAAAGGCTATGGCCCGGAATGGATAAATCAAAGATTAAAAAGCATTGAGATACGTAAAGCTTTAACTGATGAATGGGAACATCGAGGGGTTAGCGATGGACGGGAATTCGCTATTTTAACCGATGAAATTACCGAAGCCTGGGCGGGAATGACCACCAAAGAATATAAAAGATTAAAGAAACTTCAAAAAGAAAATTTGCGGGACAATATGACTAATATGGAGTTGGTTTTGAATATGTTGGCTGAAACCGCCACAACTGAAATTTCACGAAAGCATGAGCCTAAAAATCTTGATCAAAATAAAGTCGTGGCGCGACAAGGAGGGAACGTGGCCGGCAACGCCAGAAAAGAGATTGAGAGTAAAACAGGAAAAAGCGTGATTGACAAGCGGAACTCGCGACAGCTTGGACGCGGGGATAATAACCGTTTAAAATAA
- the cysS gene encoding cysteine--tRNA ligase, with amino-acid sequence MDLHLFNTLSRKKEKFRPIRWWRKTVSMYTCGPTVYDYAHIGNFRSYVFADIIKRVLRYNKFRVWQVINITDVGHLTGDEDSGEDKIAKKAAAERKTAWQIAEYYTEAFKSDFIKLNNLEPMVWAKATDHIKAMIDLVKKLEAKGFTYKTSDGVYFDTSKLKDYGKLARLDIAGLEAGKRIEIGEKKKPTDFALWKFSPKDKKRDMEWDSPWGVGFPGWHIECSAMSMKYLGKTIDVHTGGIDHIPVHHSNEIAQSEAATGRQFVRFWLHNNFILMNNEKMAKSVGNITTLKDLHLKGFEPLDYRYLLLNTHYRKELNFSLEAIAAAQSALCKLKRDFLSWGENPGEVLPAWEEKFHQAINDDLSTPQALAIVWDLIKSKEKEANKRETLLRFDSILGLGLENLNPEAIPAAIKKLAEDRLAARKKKDFELADSFRKEIEVLGWEVEDTAGGYEVFKK; translated from the coding sequence ATGGATTTACATTTATTCAACACGTTATCTCGAAAAAAGGAAAAATTCAGGCCGATTCGTTGGTGGCGTAAAACAGTTTCAATGTACACTTGCGGTCCGACCGTTTACGACTACGCGCATATCGGCAATTTCAGAAGTTATGTTTTTGCCGATATTATAAAAAGAGTTTTGCGCTATAATAAATTCCGAGTTTGGCAGGTAATCAATATCACTGATGTCGGCCACCTGACCGGAGATGAAGACTCCGGCGAGGACAAAATCGCCAAAAAGGCGGCGGCTGAGCGAAAAACCGCCTGGCAAATCGCCGAGTATTACACTGAAGCTTTCAAAAGCGATTTTATTAAGCTCAACAATCTTGAGCCCATGGTCTGGGCCAAGGCGACCGACCATATCAAAGCGATGATTGATTTGGTGAAAAAACTTGAAGCCAAAGGCTTTACTTATAAAACTTCGGATGGGGTTTATTTCGACACTTCCAAATTAAAAGATTATGGCAAACTGGCGCGGCTCGATATTGCCGGACTTGAAGCGGGCAAGAGAATTGAAATCGGCGAGAAAAAAAAGCCGACCGATTTCGCTTTGTGGAAATTCTCGCCAAAGGACAAAAAGCGCGACATGGAGTGGGATTCTCCGTGGGGCGTCGGCTTTCCGGGCTGGCATATCGAATGCTCGGCCATGTCCATGAAATATTTGGGCAAGACGATTGATGTTCACACGGGCGGCATTGATCATATTCCCGTGCATCATTCGAATGAAATCGCCCAAAGCGAAGCGGCGACCGGCCGACAGTTCGTTCGATTTTGGCTGCACAACAATTTTATTTTGATGAACAATGAAAAAATGGCCAAGTCAGTGGGCAATATAACCACGCTCAAAGATTTGCATTTGAAAGGATTCGAGCCGCTTGATTACCGCTATTTGCTTTTGAATACTCATTACCGAAAGGAATTGAATTTTTCTCTCGAGGCCATTGCCGCGGCCCAAAGCGCTCTATGCAAATTAAAACGGGATTTTTTAAGCTGGGGTGAAAATCCGGGCGAGGTTTTGCCGGCCTGGGAAGAAAAATTTCATCAAGCGATTAATGACGATCTTAGTACTCCGCAGGCCTTGGCGATCGTTTGGGACTTGATCAAGTCAAAAGAAAAAGAAGCTAACAAGAGAGAGACGCTGCTTCGATTTGATTCGATATTGGGGCTGGGCTTGGAAAATCTAAATCCTGAAGCGATTCCGGCGGCAATCAAAAAATTGGCCGAAGACAGATTGGCGGCCAGAAAGAAAAAAGATTTTGAGCTGGCTGATTCGTTTCGCAAAGAGATTGAGGTTTTGGGCTGGGAGGTGGAGGATACGGCCGGAGGATATGAGGTATTTAAAAAATGA